The Acidobacteriota bacterium genome includes a region encoding these proteins:
- a CDS encoding glycosyltransferase family 1 protein: MARIGIDARKVRDFGIGVYVSNLIHGLARIEAEGEAGANEYVLFVRPEDRDFAADLPPNFRSVVERSPVYSVREIAMMTWRISRSSLDLYHATHYVLPAVVPCPTVVTIHDIIHLLYPGFLPSRAASLYAQHMFRHSVSRADRIIAVSRNTQRDLLDYFDIQEERIHVVYNGVEDRFRRLLSAEELDAHLKDVGVRQPYMLFVGNPKPHKNLDRVIKAYARARSRAGFDAPLVCVGARPGSDFKLERRARQLGVGDHVQLVGHVSASVLPALYQGASLFLYPTLYEGFGLPVVEAMASRVPVITSNTSSLKEIAQGYAELVNPLEVEEIATAIERCMNDRGHARQLTDRGASRAAGFQWQTAAESTLAIYRDVLGETAS; the protein is encoded by the coding sequence GTGGCCCGCATCGGCATCGACGCCCGCAAGGTTCGCGACTTCGGCATCGGTGTCTACGTCTCGAATCTGATCCACGGACTGGCGCGGATCGAGGCCGAGGGGGAAGCCGGCGCCAACGAGTACGTCCTGTTCGTCCGACCCGAGGATCGCGACTTCGCGGCGGACCTGCCGCCGAACTTCCGCTCTGTCGTCGAACGGTCCCCGGTGTACTCGGTGCGCGAGATCGCGATGATGACCTGGCGCATCTCACGCTCGAGCCTGGACCTCTACCACGCCACCCACTACGTTCTACCGGCTGTCGTCCCCTGCCCGACGGTGGTCACGATCCACGACATCATCCACCTGCTCTACCCCGGCTTCCTGCCCAGCCGTGCCGCGTCCCTCTACGCCCAGCACATGTTCCGTCACAGCGTCAGCCGAGCCGACCGGATCATTGCCGTGTCCCGGAACACGCAGAGAGACCTGCTCGACTACTTCGACATCCAGGAAGAGAGGATCCACGTCGTGTACAACGGCGTCGAGGATCGCTTCCGGAGGCTGCTGAGCGCGGAGGAGCTCGACGCCCACCTGAAGGACGTGGGCGTCCGTCAGCCGTACATGCTGTTCGTCGGCAATCCGAAACCCCACAAGAACCTGGACCGCGTGATCAAGGCCTACGCCAGAGCACGCTCGCGGGCCGGCTTCGACGCGCCCCTGGTCTGCGTCGGCGCGCGGCCCGGCAGCGACTTCAAGCTGGAGCGCCGCGCCCGCCAGCTCGGCGTCGGCGACCACGTCCAGCTCGTCGGCCACGTGTCGGCAAGCGTCCTCCCGGCCCTGTATCAGGGAGCCAGCCTGTTCCTCTACCCGACCCTGTACGAGGGGTTCGGGCTGCCCGTGGTCGAGGCAATGGCCTCGCGTGTGCCTGTGATCACGTCGAACACATCGTCGCTCAAAGAGATCGCACAGGGCTATGCGGAACTCGTCAACCCCCTGGAGGTGGAAGAGATCGCTACTGCCATCGAGCGGTGCATGAACGACCGGGGCCACGCACGGCAGCTCACCGACCGCGGCGCCTCCCGAGCCGCCGGCTTCCAGTGGCAGACCGCCGCGGAGAGCACACTCGCGATCTACCGGGACGTGCTCGGGGAGACGGCAAGCTGA